In a single window of the Trichoderma breve strain T069 chromosome 6, whole genome shotgun sequence genome:
- a CDS encoding snoaL-like polyketide cyclase domain-containing protein — protein sequence MAANTKVEEYRALYDSYLQHCNSHSFEGMEEFYTSPLNVNDEPWDPKKVTAQFEPLVTAFPDWHWELRHLTIEGDYLACHFKVTGTHKGSFQGIEATGRKIATTQFTLYHVVEGNKFGDVWDLVDIESVVKQIS from the coding sequence ATGGCAGCCAACACCAAGGTCGAAGAGTACCGAGCGCTGTACGATTCATACCTCCAACACTGCAATTCACACAGCTTTGAGGGAATGGAAGAATTTTATACCTCGCCTTTAAACGTCAACGACGAGCCCTGGGACCCAAAGAAAGTCACAGCGCAGTTTGAGCCGCTGGTGACTGCGTTTCCCGACTGGCACTGGGAGTTGAGGCATCTTACGATTGAAGGGGATTATCTTGCGTGCCATTTTAAAGTTACGGGGACGCATAAGGGGAGTTTTCAGGGAATTGAGGCTACGGGGCGGAAGATTGCGACGACGCAGTTTACGTTGTATCATGTTGTGGAGGGGAATAAGTTTGGGGATGTTTGGGATCTTGTGGATATAGAGTCTGTAGTGAAGCAGATCTCTTGA
- a CDS encoding calcineurin-like phosphoesterase domain-containing protein produces the protein MKASIVLSALAGCAVADDVLYSRRLLKRGIDDEGHYNMSFFHVNDVHAHLDQYVKAGTDCTDPSKGCFGGYARIKTKVTELRAQYPDHLWLNAGDEFQGTLFYSFYGGEKIAETMNDLKFDAMTLGNHEWDGGDEKLGLFLKNLTFPVVSCNVKSEYTDLKSTIKNYHIFEEHGLAVIGATTPTTPTISHVGELTTFLDPVEEVQKAIWEIRNTTDIKRIVALTHIGYDIDQQLAAQTEGLSLIIGGHSHTLLGDMEGAQGKYPTIVDDLAGNEVFIVTSWRWGENLGSISVTFDEDGKALAYQGAPIHMDNTTKLEPDLQAKVTAWRGPFEDFANEVIGTTENTLDQTACQSGDCLLGQVMADAAFEYLYNLTTDAPEDKRPSFALINAGGVRATIDAGNITRGQVITSFPFGNAVTKLTYSGEDLLQILEGCVSRVNQFNNQKLSSWFQISHNLNVKYNPSNPPGFMLIDARISGQRIDPEKEYVIATVDFVAGGGDNILPKRSDFVVLDTLDEVLVDYIKAKTPLTNALEKRVGKVGKCTDKVQKVFSA, from the exons ATGAAGGCCTCAATCGTGCTGTCGGCTCTTGCGGGCTGTGCGGTAGCAGATGATGTGCTCTATAGCAGACGGCTGCTCAAGCGAGGGATTGACGATGAAGGACATTACAACATGT CCTTCTTCCACGTCAACGACGTCCATGCTCATCTTGACCAGTACGTCAAGGCCGGCACAGACTGCACCGACCCTTCCAAGGGATGCTTTGGCGGCTACGCTCGCATCAAGACAAAAGTCACCGAGCTGCGCGCCCAGTACCCAGACCATCTATGGCTGAACGCCGGCGATGAGTTCCAAGGCACGCTGTTCTACTCATTCTACGGCGgggagaagattgccgagaCGATGAACGACCTCAAGTTCGACGCCATGACGCTGGGAAACCATGAGTGGGAcggtggcgatgagaagctgggctTGTTTCTGAAGAATCTGACGTTTCCTGTTGTTTCCTGCAATGTGAAGAGCGAGTACACAGATCTCAAGTCAACGATTAAGAATTATCACATCTTTGAAGAGCATGGGCTGGCTGTTATCGGGGCAACGACGCCGACGACTCCGACGATTTCGCATGTTGGCGAGCTGACTACCTTTCTCGACCCGGTGGAAGAGGTTCAAAAGGCTATTTGGGAGATTCGCAACACAACGGACATCAAACGCATCGTAGCTTTGACGCACATTGGTTACGACATCGACCAGCAGCTTGCGGCTCAGACTGAAGGCCTAtccctcatcatcggcggtCACAGCCATACGCTGCTTGGAGACATGGAAGGTGCCCAGGGCAAGTATCCGACTATTGTGGATGATCTGGCTGGCAACGAGGTCTTTATCGTGACttcatggagatggggagaAAATCTGGGGTCAATCTCAGTTACCTTTGACGAGGACGGAAAAGCTCTTGCATATCAAGGCGCCCCGATCCACATGGACAACACGACCAAGCTGGAGCCCGATCTTCAGGCCAAGGTCACCGCGTGGAGAGGTCCATTCGAGGACTTTGCCAACGAAGTTATCGGCACAACAGAGAATACCCTCGACCAGACTGCCTGCCAGAGCGGCGACTGTCTCCTCGGCCAGGTCATGGCTGATGCCGCCTTCGAGTACCTGTACAATCTTACCACAGACGCCCCGGAAGACAAGAGGCCGAGCTTCGCACTCATCAACGCGGGCGGTGTTCGGGCAACCATCGATGCCGGCAACATCACGCGAGGCCAAGTCATAACGTCGTTCCCCTTCGGCAACGCCGTAACCAAACTGACCTACTCGGGCGAAGATCTCCTCCAGATCCTCGAGGGATGCGTATCCCGCGTCAACCAATTCAACAACCAGAAGCTCTCATCCTGGTTCCAAATCTCGCACAACCTCAACGTCAAGTATAACCCATCGAATCCTCCTGGGTTCATGCTCATAGATGCAAGGATTTCGGGGCAAAGAATCGACCCGGAGAAGGAATACGTCATTGCTACGGTGGATTTTGTTGCGGGTGGCGGAGACAACATCTTGCCTAAGAGAAGTGATTTCGTGGTGTTGGATACGCTGGATGAGGTGCTGGTGGATTACATTAAAGCGAAGACACCGTTGACGAATgcgctggagaagagagtgggAAAGGTTGGGAAATGCACAGACAAAGTACAGAAGGTCTTTTCAGCTTAA
- a CDS encoding major facilitator superfamily domain-containing protein, which yields MAESEKRDLEKRELEDVGVDPIRDSESNAKPMTLQDSEEDFGFTPEEQRKILWKVDRRLVVTVGAMYCVSLMDRTNLSAANIAGMGVELKLINNRYNIANLVFFTTYIVFQPPSTILIRKIGPRLHLAFITLLWGAVMIGMGFVKNFPQLAAMRTVLGVLEAGFFPSCVYLLSTWYTRYEVGKRYSMFYLLGCVASAFAGILAYGLMQLNGREGLTGWRWIFIIEGTLTCALGIAGYWLLVDFPDSKRLTWNFLGQRELDWIVHRIQRDRGDSKVPKFNLRKFLGAGTDWKIWAYALIFGLSTTITYSLAFTLPLILRQSLHFSIGASQCLVAPPYVLAGIVMFSGAWVGDKLRVRGPIVIFNMVLCLIGLPIMGWAPSPGVRYFGVFLVTAGANANIPAAMSLQANNVRGQWKRAFCSATLVGFGGLGGIAGSLVFREQDAATGYKPGLYASIACALLNIILVLLLDLGFWRANSKADKEGLLLEAHDEDATPGFRYTY from the exons ATGGCTGAGTCCGAGAAGCGTGACCTCGAGAAGCGCGAGCTCGAGGACGTCGGCGTTGATCCGATCCGCGACTCGGAGAGCAATGCCAAGCCCATGACGCTTCAAGACAGTGAAGAGGACTTTGGCTTCACGCCTGAGGAGCAGCGCAAGATTCTGTGGAAGGTCGACAGACGCTTGGTCGTCACCGTTGGAGCCATGTATTG TGTCTCGCTCATGGATCGCACCAATCTTTCAGCCGCGAATATCGCAG GTATGGGTGTTGAGCTGAAGCTAATCAACAACCGCTAC AATATCGCCAATCTCGTCTTTTTCACCACATACATCGTTTTCCAACCTCCTTCTACCATCCTCATCCGCAAAATCGGACCTCGTCTACACCTCGCCTTCATCACCCTGCTCTGGGGCGCCGTCATGATCGGCATGGGCTTCGTCAAGAACTTCCCGCAATTAGCAGCGATGAGAACAGTCTTAGGCGTCCTCGAGGCCGGTTTCTTCCCCTCTTGTGTCTACCTTCTCTCTACTTGGTACACCCGCTACGAGGTTGGCAAGCGATATTCCATGTTTTATCTCCTTGGCTGCGTTGCCTCAGCCTTTGCCGGCATTCTCGCCTACGGC CTTATGCAACTTAATGGTCGCGAGGGCCTCACCGGTTGGCGCTggatcttcatcatcgaagGCACCCTCACCTGCGCCCTGGGCATCGCCGGCTACTGGCTCCTCGTCGACTTCCCCGACTCAAAGCGTCTAACGTGGAATTTCCTTGGCCAGCGTGAGCTCGACTGGATCGTCCATCGCATTCAGCGTGATCGAGGCGACTCAAAGGTCCCAAAGTTCAATCTGCGAAAGTTCCTTGGTGCTGGAACTGATTGGAAGATTTGGGCATATGCTCTAATCTTTGGGCTTTCGACTACGATAACCTATTCATTGGCCTTCACCCTCCCTTTGATCTTGAGACAAAGCCTCCATTTCTCCATCGGAGCGTCCCAGTGTCTCGTCGCTCCCCCGTATGTATTGGCAGGTATCGTCATGTTCTCAGGTGCCTGGGTGGGTGACAAGCTGCGAGTCCGTGGCCCCattgtcatcttcaacatggTACTCTGCCTCATCGGACTACCCATCATGGGCTGGGCTCCGAGTCCTGGCGTTCGCTATTTCGGCGTCTTCCTTGTCACAGCCGGTGCCAATGCCAATATTCCGGCTGCCATGTCACTGCAGGCGAATAACGTTCGTGGACAATGGAAACGTGCCTTTTGCAGTGCGACCCTCGTTGGGTTCGGCGGTCTAGGAGGCATTGCCGGCAGTTTAGTTTTTAGAGAGCAAGACGCCGCTACTGGATATAAGCCAGGTCTATATGCCTCTATTGCTTGTGCTTTATTGAACATCATActtgttctcctcctcgatcTTGGATTTTGGAGAGCAAACAGCAAAGCAGACAAGGAAGGTCTTCTACTTGAAGCTCACGAT GAGGATGCTACGCCTGGTTTCAGATACACGTATTGA
- a CDS encoding acyltransferase domain-containing protein, which yields MAVDTEGSDINIPAPAAAMGLTQTPGKGAASHDVHPSGKRAHGRGVQILRGLALAVYFLICCVTIVASQVLGCWLYFVNREIYYDYMALTKRWFAIVVTWMTQIWGPVTIRISGDESVAGEIRPTEDGGVQFNFPERLVMIANHQIYTDWLYLWWVGYVNRASAHGHIYIILKQSLQYIPIIGWGMTFYSFIFMSRKMATDQPRLAYRLKKLKQTRTDPSGKEYRIPMWLLLFPEGTNISGNGRRKSASWAEKKGWKDPEHVLLPRSTGSFFCLNELRGTVEYVYDCTVAYEGVGRGKYGENIFTLSSTYLQGRPPKSVNFYWRKFKLSDIPLDDADEFDAWLRAEWYKKDALMEQYLTTGRFPTMAGSKVDFIETKVQTKTPLEILQVFSVVGIAGLVWHNLQRFGGAVGRRFGFFV from the exons ATGGCGGTTGATACCGAGGGGTCCGACATTAACATTCCTGCTCCCGCAGCCGCCATGGGACTCACCCAAACGCCTGGAAAAGGCGCTGCGAGCCACGATGTCCACCCGTCGGGCAAGCGGGCTCATGGCCGAGGAGTGCAGATACTACGAGGTCTGGCTCTCGCTGTGTACTTTTTAATCTGCTGTGTGAC TATTGTCGCTTCGCAAGTCCTCGGTTGTTGGCTGTATTTCGTGAACCGCGAGATATACTATGATTACATGGCCTTGACCAAGCGGTGGTTTGCCATAGTCGTAACTTGGATGACACAGATCTGGGGCCCGGTAACGATCCGAATCAGCGGCGATGAGTCAGTCGCGGGAGAGATTCGTCCCACGGAAGATGGCGGAGTGCAGTTCAACTTTCCTGAGCGTTTGGTGATGATAGCGAACCACCAG ATTTATACTGACTGGCTGTACCTCTGGTGGGTTGGCTACGTCAACCGAGCTTCGGCGCACGGCCACATTTACATCATTCTGAAGCAGTCACTGCAGTATATTCCTATCATCGGCTGGGGTATGACGTTTtacagcttcatcttcatgtcTCGAAAAATGGCAACAGATCAGCCCCGCCTTGCCTACCgactgaagaagctcaagcagaCTAGGACCGATCCCAGTGGAAAAGAGTATCGCATACCcatgtggctgctgctgttcccTGAAGGCACCAACATTTCTGGAAACGGTAGACGAAAGTCTGCCAGTTGggcagaaaagaaggggTGGAAAGATCCCGAGCACGTGCTGCTCCCCCGTAGTactggcagcttcttttgtCTCAACGAACTCAGAGGAACAGTAGAATATGTCTACGACTGCACAGTGGCGTATGAAGGTGTTGG GCGAGGCAAATACGGTGAGAACATCTTCACACTCTCTAGTACCTACCTCCAGGGCCGGCCACCCAAGTCCGTCAACTTCTACTGGCGAAAATTCAAGCTTTCAGATATTCCACTCGATGACGCAGACGAATTCGATGCCTGGCTGCGTGCAGAGTGGTACAAGAAGGACGCATTGATGGAACAGTACCTGACCACAGGACGATTCCCTACCATGGCCGGATCCAAGGTCGACTTTATCGAGACCAAGGTCCAAACGAAGACTCCATTGGAGATTCTGCAGGTTTTTTCCGTTGTTGGCATTGCTGGTCTCGTCTGGCACAATTTGCAGCGATTTGGAGGTGCGGTCGGAAGAAGGTTCGGCTTCTTTGTGTAG
- a CDS encoding heterokaryon incompatibility protein (HET) domain-containing protein translates to MSYQLCDQCQRLELSVDMFKIGGGSSCSPSSSQSLRPSNGSPFFATLKTIEARASECSLCKIIAAAIPPEVRSEVKARNTTCHLVWELDGRDSLDPSSRKRTRRLRIRWSQERLKAYEAYLVLAAPASYDESNLDYPLLLNEETQFLGRRIGPVVNKRNLIREFLRLCENNHDERCTGKLGIEDPFAETLKQSYFGVIDIQNQNLVPLPYTNNKDYLSFQPYATVSYVWGNIRDHRTTLSNIQDRLKSGGLAATIDALPVALKQSIELIENLGIRYIWIDSLCIIQDSSHSWNLNSRTMHLIYGNSTLTICAADGASAEVGLRAIDKNHSVEQNIGQVAPDVHLVLHQSPESNIEDSVWNRRAWTFQERLLSRRCLIFTKGQVYFQCRSTGMSEDIFVDKTGQGWSLDLTGAPLQTLTQLRQRALWFYANCVSLYTKRELYEPFDILAAFNGMCKLIEGTLRSPFTFGLPTSHFDFALLWQPVGKSSLLEKPISKDEKYQNMKFPSWSWCGWKSEGVLYNRQMIEGCLSDVRTWLRDHTWIDWHIRDGYGTPQRIWDNAWAKEDRSTEERWRGYRGNDNSNEIWASAKQKSRSRTNRALLNRIPTSRPPPEFLRPAYDHHRYYENRRDRELRAMEGMLPRPPAIDPFGRPLEESARANVKNPTKPTFALTLPEYPFHVPAAESKCRTGDHREFPDLPILQFFTWSNKLRIAIKETDATSDLKKEKLTNGSPSPTGAQSISSQGPLSQCYILDRRGDRCGSIMVDSEWLAKGPLPRQCRFIAISEAKSFTTEEMPEWTYYIPKERVESEWDIYFVLLIEYHAQEGLWRRVALGKVFKTAFTHDEDTWREILLG, encoded by the exons ATGAGTTACCAATTATGCGACCAGTGCCAAAGACTTGAACTTAGCGTTGACATGTTCAAgattggcggtggcagcaGTTGCAGCCCCTCGTCATCACAGTCTTTGCGACCAAGTAATGGAAGCCCTTTCTTCGCCACTCTAAAAACAATCGAGGCGAGGGCGTCCGAATGTTCGCTTTGCAAAATCATCGCCGCTGCTATTCCTCCGGAAGTTCGTTCAGAGGTCAAAGCCAGAAACACAACTTGCCACCTGGTGTGGGAACTGGATGGTCGCGATTCTCTCGATCCCTCAAGCAGAAAACGAACACGGCGATTAAGAATCCGCTGGAGTCAGGAGCGTCTCAAAGCTTATGAAGCATATCTCGTTCTCGCCGCACCTGCTTCTTATGACGAGTCCAATCTGGACTACCCTCTTCTGCTGAATGAAGAAACACAGTTCTTGGGTCGGCGCATTGGACCAGTTGTCAATAAGAGAAACTTGATTAGAGAGTTTCTTAGACTATGCGAAAATAATCATGACGAGCGCTGCACTGGAAAGCTGGGTATTGAGGATCCCTTTGCTGAGACACTCAAGCAGTCATATTTTGGAGTTATCGACATTCAGAACCAGAACTTGGTTCCGCTGCCTTATACGAACAACAAAGATTACCTCTCGTTTCAACCATACGCGACAGTGAGCTATGTATGGGGCAACATTCGCGATCATAGAACGACTCTGAGCAACATACAAGACCGATTAAAGTCTGGAGGTTTGGCCGCAACCATCGACGCACTGCCTGTGGCACTTAAACAGAGTATTGAGTTGATTGAGAACTTGGGTATCCGCTACATCTGGATTGACTCTCTCTGCATAATTCAAGATAGCAGCCATTCCTGGAACTTGAATTCTCGCACAATGCACCTAA TTTATGGCAACTCTACACTAACTATTTGCGCCGCGGATGGCGCCAGTGCTGAAGTAGGCTTAAGGGCTATTGATAAGAACCATTCGGTAGAGCAAAATATTGGACAGGTTGCCCCTGACGTTCATCTCGTCTTACATCAATCACCAGAATCCAACATAGAAGACTCTGTG TGGAACCGGCGTGCTTGGACATTTCAAGAGCGTCTCCTCTCTAGAAGATGCCTCATATTCACCAAAGGGCAAGTCTATTTCCAGTGCAGAAGTACTGGAATGTCAGAAGACATCTTTGTCGACAAAACCGGCCAGGGCTGGTCTCTGGATCTCACCGGAGCGCCGCTTCAAACACTGACGCAGCTGAGGCAGAGAGCCCTATGGTTCTATGCAAACTGTGTCAGCTTATACACTAAGAGGGAGCTTTATGAGCCATTTGACATTCTTGCAGCGTTCAATGGAATGTGCAAGCTCATCGAAGGGACACTGAGATCACCTTTCACGTTCGGACTACCGACCTCACACTTTGATTTCGCTCTGCTTTGGCAACCCGTCGGCAAATCATCTCTACTCGAGAAACCCATTTCGAAAGACGAAAAGTATCAGAATATGAAGTTCCCAAGCTGGTCTTGGTGTGGATGGAAGAGTGAGGGTGTACTGTATAACCGGCAAATGATTGAAGGATGTTTGTCAGACGTACGTACCTGGCTGAGGGACCACACTTGGATTGATTGGCATATTCGTGACGGCTATGGAACGCCACAGCGAATTTGGGACAATGCCTGGGCAAAGGAGGATCGAAGTACCGAggaaagatggagaggatacCGTGGCAACGACAATAGCAACG AAATTTGGGCATCAGCGAAGCAAAAATCGAGAAGTCGCACCAACAGAGCATTACTCAATCGGATTCCGACTTCCCGACCTCCTCCAGAGTTTCTGAGGCCCGCTTACGATCACCACCGCTACTACGAAAATCGCCGTGACAGGGAGCTTAGGGCTATGGAGGGAATGCTGCCACGACCCCCAGCTATTGATCCTTTCGGCCGTCCACTGGAGGAATCTGCCAGAGCCAACGTCAAGAATCCAACAAAGCCTACCTTTGCGCTTACACTACCGGAATACCCTTTCCATGTCCCAGCTGCAGAATCTAAGTGTCGGACTGGGGACCACAGAGAATTTCCCGATTTACCCATTTTACAATTCTTTACCTGGTCAAACAAATTGCGCATTGCCATCAAAGAGACTGATGCCACCTCTGAtttgaaaaaagaaaagcttaCCAATGGCAGTCCGTCACCAACAGGTGCCCAAAGCATTTCCAGCCAAGGACCTCTCAGTCAATGCTACATCCTGGACCGACGAGGTGACCGCTGTGGTTCCATCATGGTTGACTCGGAATGGCTGGCAAAAGGACCCTTGCCGCGTCAATGCCGGTTCATTGCCATTTCAGAGGCCAAGTCGTTTACAACGGAAGAAATGCCCGAGTGGACGTATTACATTCCCAAAGAGAGGGTTGAGTCAGAGTGGGATATATACTTTGTTTTGCTTATTGAGTATCATGCTCAGGAAGGTCTTTGGAGAAGGGTTGCTCTTGGAAAGGTATTTAAAACGGCATTTActcatgatgaagatacATGGAGGGAAATTTTGTTGGGTTAG
- a CDS encoding ATP-NAD kinase domain-containing protein, whose amino-acid sequence MASNRRHLSTTDALKPAQSRSVAELPARTIPRYLQISKPGSSLLSLNWPRPPRNLLLVQKLYSPEVTESVVQFAKHIRSDYPEVNIVIEARVAVPIQQELDFPIFVVDNGTSIADKIDAIATFGGDGTVLRAASLFKLHGSVPPILAFSMGTLGFLGEWNFAEHKKAWREMYMSGSDVSAGRNAAVPRRRDDGMDTSRTVGEGWERVKGKSLGMNRASRVLLRHRIKADIFDRAGNNINHQVSNTLASQPKSGIATPKEISPPLRAINEISVHRGSHPHLAIIDIYQNGHFLTETTADGILISTPTGSTAYSLSAGGPIVHPLVKSLLITPISPCSLSFRSLVLPLDTKVTLRMSPKNRGRELDLSIDGRRCAGVSPGSEIHVEGEFVGRAGPGEEWHGGVPCVIRTEDDDPWVGGLNGLLKFNHPFGREPPNEDFSD is encoded by the coding sequence ATGGCCTCTAACCGGCGACATCTGTCCACCACGGATGCTTTAAAGCCCGCACAGTCGCGCAGTGTTGCAGAGCTTCCAGCAAGGACGATTCCCCGATACCTTCAGATTTCAAAGCCTGGCTCGTCCTTGCTGTCACTAAACTGGCCGCGGCCACCCCGCAATCTGTTGCTGGTGCAGAAGCTCTACTCTCCCGAGGTGACCGAGTCTGTCGTCCAGTTTGCAAAGCATATCCGAAGCGACTATCCCGAAGTCAACATTGTCATTGAAGCTCGCGTTGCCGTCCCGATCCAACAAGAGCTCGACTTCCCCATCTTTGTCGTCGACAACGGTACCAGCATTGCCGACAAGATCGATGCTATTGCGACCTTTGGCGGTGATGGCACCGTTTTGCGTGCTGCAAGCTTATTCAAGCTACACGGATCCGTTCCTCCAATCTTGGCCTTTAGTATGGGAACCTTGGGATTTCTAGGGGAATGGAATTTTGCAGAGCACAAGAAAGCGTGGAGGGAGATGTACATGAGCGGAAGCGACGTCAGTGCGGGGCGCAATGCAGCGgtgccgagaagaagagatgatggcatggaCACGAGCAGAACCGTTGGTGAGGGCTGGGAGCGAGTCAAAGGCAAGAGCCTGGGAATGAACAGAGCATCTCGAGTCTTGCTGCGGCATCGGATCAAGGCCGACATCTTTGACAGGGCTGGTAACAACATCAACCACCAAGTCTCCAATACTTTGGCGAGCCAGCCAAAGTCGGGGATTGCTACTCCGAAAGAGATATCGCCTCCCCTGCGCGCCATCAACGAAATCTCAGTCCACCGTGGCTCACACCCGCACCTGGCCATCATTGACATCTACCAAAACGGCCATTTTCTGACCGAAACGACTGCCGACggcatcctcatcagcaccCCTACCGGCTCAACAGCTTATAGTCTAAGCGCTGGAGGCCCTATTGTGCATCCATTGGTAAAGTCGCTGCTTATTACCCCTATCAGTCCTTGCAGTCTCAGCTTCCGATCCCTCGTGCTACCGCTGGACACAAAGGTGACACTCCGGATGAGCCCCAAGAACAGAGGCCGCGAGCTAGATCTCAGCATCGATGGCAGACGGTGTGCTGGTGTCTCACCTGGGTCAGAGATTCACGTTGAAGGCGAGTTCGTTGGGCGAGCAGGGCCTGGCGAGGAGTGGCATGGCGGCGTCCCATGTGTGATACGAACAGAGGATGATGATCCATGGGTTGGCGGCCTCAATGGACTCCTTAAGTTCAATCACCCCTTTGGCAGAGAGCCCCCCAACGAGGACTTTTCTGACTAG